The genomic region GGGGTTCAGACCAAAGCCTGGTAATCTTTGAGGCTGAGTTCTGTGAAGAGCTGCCCCCTGGTTCACAGAGGACAGTCTACAACAATATTTAAAATCAACGAACAAAATTAATTGTAATCTTTTATGCAAAATATTACTGAGCTCTTTCATGTGTTCAAAATTATTGAAAAAATAGCATATGTAAAAAAGCAAGTTCACAAGAAAACAGTAAAAGGaaaacagctggaggaactcagcaggtccggtAGCATCCGTGGAAAGCAATAGATAGTCCCAACACATTGACCATCTTTTGCCATGCACAGATGTGGCCACACTCACCGAGTTCCAAGCATTGGGTGTGTTGCTCCaaatttctggcatctgcagacttcttgtttaccaaAGTTACAACAGTATTTTGATTGGTTGTCACAATCTGTTAAAATTTAACTTTACCACTGGGAACTTATGAAATGTTTACCGGAGTTTACACACCCACTATAAATATCAGCCTACAGACTTTAACCTATCCTTGTGACTCTCCGAATCAAGTACTGTACTTTAAAGCAAGGTTCCAGGTCACATGCAATCATTCAATGCATATGACCATCAAGAAAGTAAAAACTACAAATGACTCAAGCTATTATTAAATATGACGTATTTTTTTCAAGCTTTGGCAAcaatggtagatcatgtttgggcaatggtagatcatgtttggaGCAGAATGAACGCTGTCGACTTAGATCAAGGCTCACCACATCTTCAAGATTTCAAACTGGAATCATACTGCAGCCACATTCCTAATATGTAACTCAAACATGTTTTTTCTATGTCCCTTAAAACAGCAAGAATAaagggggggggcggcggggttGAGAAGTGCCAATGCAGATGGCTTTCGACTGGTGTTCTGTCTGTAGGTTTGATTTGAGATACACATATTTGTTCCTTCAATTCAATTTCCAATGATAAACCAAGATCAGAGTATGGTCAGGACAATTTGAGATTTACTTCAAACCTTTTTGGAAAAACATATTAATAACCTCAAAATGAATGATATTCATACTCAAAACTACTTGGTGGATGCCCAGGATGAAAATGAAATCATTAAGTTGTTGATactcaatttaaaatttgtacCTAAAAACCTCAGGCATAAATTGAGAGTTTCAATTGTTGCAATTCCTTGAACTGTTTAATTGTATTTTATTTCCTCTTTAACACTGTACCCTGCAATTTTGTTTCACTGTTTCACCATGTTTTATTGTTTTTCATCACCTGCCATAGTATGCAGGgactgacttgcctggataacacTGAAAATAAACCAtttccactctctctatctctgtacACATggcaataaataataataaatcagGAATAATTTGTGGAATTTATTTTAAGTTGATTTAGCAATGATCATAAATGTTATTTTTCCTTGTTAGATTTGTATCCAGCTGTAAATCTCTTCCTTTTCTCCTGAGGCAGATGCTCAGGATCAACAATGACTTGCTTCCACTTCACATGTGGAATAGTCTTTCAGTTCCACCCAGGTCCTCTTCCTCAACTCTTTGCCATGGCTTCCTGCACTCGTACAGAATTCAAATATTTTGATTTCTGCTCTCACTTACACATGGTTCAAAATTTACTTTGTGTTCCAATCCTCttcttggtagctctatcaggaAAGGTAAGCTATGAATGATCTAATACAAGCCTAATCGCTCCCACAGCGACCTCAACAATAgttcattctccccatttctgttttctcccatctttcaaaatgtacagaggcTGGAGGTTCATTGGAGTATTTggccagcatgggcttgtgggccagaagggcctgtaccttGTTGTAAGTTTAagtttaaaatgtaaacattaaaaaaattaattttaaactctTCCCACCTGCTTCCTAAATGGTTGCCATTTCATTCTGAGCTTCTCCATCTCTATCCTATATAGACTTAATGATGAGAATTTCCACATGTGCCTTTAAGatatctttattttttaaacctttgcttcccctctactgTACATGAAAAGGCTCTCAAAGTGAGCCTCCAGTTTCATCACTTAtctcttgtcctcaccttcaaTTCCACCAGTCTCCATATTCAACAGTTCATCCTCCACACATGTCTACACATCTTCCACTCTCACCTCTGTCAGCATTCTGAGGGACTATTCCTTTCATAGCATCATTATCCACTTTTGCATCTTCACCAAATACTTCCTTACTTACAAGACTCTTATACAACCACAGGAGAAATTACGTCTACCTTTGTATCTCTTCCCTTCCCAACATCCAAAGTCCCAAATAGGTGAACAGCAATGCACATGCACTTCATCCAATTTCAGAGAACCATTCATAATGGATCCAGCTTGTCCCATTCCCgtttctttccctttttccctGATTTGCTCCCCCCCAACACCAAAATGTCAATAGTGTtcccttttattaaaaaaacctGCTGCTAGATTTTTTGTTGGACAATCACTAAGTTAAGCCAGTTTAGTTCTAGTTATCTTAGTTTTTTATGGGGAAATCATATTCCCCCAAGAAACAAAGCAATGCATTCAAATATGAATGATCAGAGGTAAAAGGCACCACATTGCAGTGGTGAAGGGCACAATACCTGCAGGTTCTTTTTCCGATTCATTTTCTTGTTCTTTAAGTTCCTCAACTTTGGTTAAAGTTGAGTGCTGAGGCAGAGTTACACCTGGGATCTGAGGAAGGTAACAAGGAGGAGTCCGAGCGAGAGGAGAATTTCTGCACTCCATCAGAAATTTGCGTCCATAAACAATCCGTGTACCTGAGCAACAAATAATGTGCATTTAGACTTTAATGCTATTGATTTTTCCCCACTTATTAATACATATCTACTGACCAAAACCAAAATAGTCTCTTATTCCTCCatgataaaacaaaaaaaaatagcagccaaccctgccccaccattcaacatgatcatggttAATCTATGCTGGTCTCAACCCTACTTCTGCACCAGTTTTCCACACCCCTCAATCCTTGAGCTTTCATTTATGTATCTGCACCTTAAATACATCTAAAGATCTGACCTCCACTACCCACAGGAGCAGAAAATTCCATAAGTTTCCTACATTCGGGGAAGACAGTGTAAATGATCCTTAATTTGTACCTTTACACATACAGCGCACCCAAAGCAAGCATAtaactacacccaattgacctatacgttttgaagggtgggaggaaaccagagcacccagagacaacccacacggacacggggagagcatacacaCAACTtttagacagtgccagatttgaacccaagtcactgacgctgtaataacattgcactatccctctacgctaactgtgctgcccgtgGAAACCATTGGACCCATCATGAATAATGAGCAGTGATTCCTTTCAACCTTGGTTCACTCAGAATAATATACATCATGTAACATCCCAGGTTGGATTAATGCCTTCAGATTACTATTTAAAAGTTTACATGGGGCAAGATAGTTGACTTTGGTGCTATtctttgttcaagtttatttgcatTCAATGTACCAGCGGAACCCGACAAAACGGTATTCTCTGGTCcacggtgcagaacagtgcaaatacATGTAGATATAACacacagaaaaaaaatgcatatacACAGTACACACAATTTGAACCTATATCATAttgttattaataaatagtaaacTTATGAGAGttttagcagtctcactgcctgtgggaagaagctgtttctcagcctggtggttctggctctgatacatgttatctctttcccgatgggagtagctgaaagatgctgggtggTAGGGAACCTCCCTTGTTTTGCGAATCCTCTTTGAAGaacaatcctggtaaatcgtGTTgatagggtgggggagagggacgtCGGTGATTCTCTCTgacgcttttatggtcctgtagattgacctccgatgCTATGCTCCACAGCAACCGTACTGCACCGTGAcgtagctggccaggacactcctTGATaaagctcctgcagaaggttggcTGATAGCCTTGTTCACCTCAGGCTtgtaagtgcagttgctgttgtgctttCCTTACAAGTGAGATGTGtacatgataggtcactagttaagtggacccCGAggcacttggtgctctccactgctgagctattaatgtgtagtggagggtggttgctgCTGGTTCTCCGGAGTTGTTTGCTATATTTATAGATTCATTGGTTCCAGACAGCCATAATTGTGGCAGAGACTCTCTCCTGGTTAAAGCTGCATCTTCTCTAGCCCCTTCCATGACAATTTATAACAGACCAGGTGCTTGCCAGTTGGTTAACATCTGGCCTATTCAGGTCCTGTTGCCTGAAAATAATTTGTGGTTCCTCTCATTATCCAAAAGACGTCAAAGTGGTGGCCGAGTTTCGTGTTAAACAAGTAGAGGAGTAAAAAGTGATTGGCCAATCTGTCTAGAAGTTGATGGATAAATGTTTACTAGAACATTAGatggattctgattcccttctggaAGTGTCAGAGAGCTGATTTTCATCCAAAAGATAGTTCATCTGCTAATGCACCACTTCTTCTGCATTGCACTAAAACATCAGGAACGAAATCCTGGAGTGCCGTGCAAACTCACAATCTTTCCATTAAAAGGCAACAGAGGCTAATTTTGttaaaacaagaaaattgtagATGTTGAGGTTGAGTGCAATTcggagaaatgctggagaaactcagcaggtcatctataggaagtaaaaggcaacaaacgttttgggcttgagctctttgtCTGGAATCCTGAGAATGCAGCTTTATGTGATTGGATCACATGATCCAGTCTGAGCACCCtttatcatataaccatataaccatttacggagcggaaacaggccatgttggcctttcgagtccgcaccggttcactgattttgtgggccctcttcaggcattggtcccggtagatcttcattcaataatgatggacgaattcaatgcagatggaatcagtttggatccataaatatttaaataaatgcacCAAAGGAATGGCAATCCAGATGGGGAGATtttaaatatggaaaccatacaACTGGAGTACTAAAGTGTAGTAAAATGTAGAAACAATTCAAACATATCACTATGCCATTCATTCCTGGAACTGTGCTACTGGCTAAATTTGAGCCATACTAACATCCCAAAAAGAGAATATTAGCAGTTTATCAACACCTTCACAACCCAGTAGATGATTTCGAGTTACAATCTTATTGCATAGTGTCCTAAATACTTTTCTGTGgggacattttaaaataaaacgcaATGTTCTGAAAATACTCAACACCCAGGCAGCATATGTATGGAGACAAGCAATGTTTCAGGTAAATAACCTTTTATCAGAGgtaagaaaatggggaaaaaaaacaaagtttcAGTTGCAAAGAATACTAAAACAAAACTTATCCACAACCCAAATCCTTACACATTAAATATGTCAGTctcatcatttgttcaaagagcaaTTATGTGATACAAATGtgaaaatacttaaaaaaaattaagacacaTCAAGAGGTCTGATCACAAGGCAATGACTAACAGCTGATCTATTTCTTGTGATAGTTGGACTTAAATATTATTTCAAATTAATACTGGcttccctctttttttcccctcatgcatttgcattgttatttttaataattgattttATGTTTTTACCTGGGTTGAATTTGGAGGGAGGGTGAAGGCTGGGGTaggagggagaaggaaaaagGGAGGATTTGGCAAACAATGATCTGGAAAAGGGGAGGATTGTTCCCCTATAACACTTGGCTAATatgaatctgaaatttaaaaaaaaaattaatactggGCCAAAATGTGCAAATTAGTATCACTATAATTCCAAGAGTCTCCATATGGTAAAATTTTGCCTGGTCAGTATCTTACATCAGAATAAATATTCCTAAATTATGCAAGAAAATAGATGCAGTATTCAATCAACCACTCAGCCCCTCGAGCTTGTcgtcattcaatgtgatcattgtCGACCTGCCCcaattctgtgccagttcccctaACCTTCaaatccctgatctttcaaaaatatatcttcttTAAATATCTCAGTGATTTAGCTTCTAAAATGATCCTGGGTAAAGAATTCTAAAATTTCACCTGTCAGCAAGAAGTTCAAATGCACCTGTTTTAAATAACCACCTCAGATCTTGTAACTACGTCACCAATTTTGTGGTCACATCTTTTCATCTACCGTATCATCTTATTGGTCCCTAAGAATCTTGTATGTTTCAATTGGATCACCcttcatttttctgaactccaaagaatATCAATCTACTGCAGTCACTCATCGTAAAACAGCACTCTCATCCCAGGAATTGGCCTAATGTATCCATTTTGGATGGCCCCAATGTATCGGGGGCCCAAAAGGAAGTCTGGAATCAGAGGGCGACCTCCAGGCATCGGATATAAACTCCCAGACTCTTCAgagttcttaattcttccaatcataatagaatgggctccacatctttataaattgaaattttctatctTCAATATTGtgtttaattttctccaaacttaaagaAAGACATTGCATCCTGTAACCATCGTGCATGGGTAGGTGaaaaatcatctttccattttagtaaaattgctCGTCTGACCATCAGAGTAGTAAAAACAAACTTTTCACTGAGTTGCAGACAGAGCCCTATCTGACTcaggtaaaaaaaaaccaaacaaagcaattgaaGGACAAGGctctattttgatttttaaaatcatggataaattttggaaaatgtctttccaaaaacTCTCTAAATTTGGACATACCCAAAACATGTGGATCAGTGAAACTTGAAAAATTTTGCATTTCACACAGAGTGGAATGTCAACTTTTCACCCCTCACACAACCTACTTATAACCAGCTGTACAGAACAGACATGTTCATTGCAACATGTCATCCGACTATCTTCCTGTTATTGTCAACTAGATAAATTCTTCCAGCCAAAAAACAAACATGACATCTCTCCATCTTCTTTAATGTATCTTTAATTTAGGGTAATAGTTCTCTTAATAGCATAGGCTGTAATCTTGTGTGTTGGCTTTTTGATTGCggtatcttgtcaaatgccttctgaaaatcaaaaTACACCACATCTACAGGTTCCCTTCTAGTAACCCCAACATTTCTGCTATTATCAGTCATCACTGTTCAAGAAAAATAGTCCATTGTAAAGGATCATCATGAACATTAACTGCACATTTTCCACTTGAATTGCACATAGTTCTAACTTAAGAGAGCAGAAACTTCCAGAAAATATCACCAGAGACTGAGAATTGAAGTTCAAACTTATGTAGTTGAAGGGAAATcagcaatagtttttttttaaaagtagctgTGCGacaggaaacagaaaaggacaagaAGCTGATCCTTCATCCATGTTTTTAAATATTGTGAACATTGATGGCATTGAGAGCCACACATTTAAGTCAGAAAAGTCCTGAAATAATTGTATACTAAATAAATCAACCATAGATCCCATTCACATCATGTCAGTTGGTGCAATCTTAATTTCTTTTATGATATTTCTGTTAAAAAAGGGTTACCTCCAtacaaaaaaatgaaatgaataaCTTAATCACGTGCAATCCTAAAAATCTGTTTTCTAttaataaggaaaaaaaattacattatagGATTCTCTTTTATTTCAAGAGGTTAATTTGCAGCATGCGAATTCAATACAGAATGCTTTGAGCATTATTGATTCAACTATTATATAATCGGGAAGCCTTTTAGTCCAGACTTTCACATAGCCCTCATGCAGAGCACAAGTTTTATAAACAGAAAAAGTTCTTTTTTTGTTTGCTGTAAATTGGAATGACATTTTAATCTATGTGTATTGTATTATGAAATgaaaaatttccactcaacatCCCATTCCTTTAGTCATCCGTCTGGGACAGCTtctattttgtttcagattcatGTGAAATAATCTTGCATCAATTAATTACTTTCAAtaacaattaaataaatattatactatgtagccttctctacatggAGAGaccggatgcagactgggagaacgCTTCACTGAACACCTTTGATCTGTCcgcaatggccaaccattttaattctgtgccccactcccacaccaacatgtctgtccaggcCTCATGCACTGACAAACCAAAGACCACCCCTAAATTGAACGAGCAACACCTGATATTCTGTTTGGGTACTCTCCCATCAGATGGCAATAACTTTgacttctccctctcttccccatccctatgtctccttacctccacctctccattcatagagccagcctcctcccccctttgctgttgtgcccttccTGTGCTCCTCCCGcttcaccattttgtttgggagcctgccaacattttgctgatacctttatgtatctttgctatcgAAATTTCACCGTTTGACccctgcgtttctccagcattgtttttacatgTTTATGTAGTGCTAGTTGACAAAAACAACCGGTCCAAATTCCACATGGCTTTCGCTTATAGTTCAAAATGATTGCGTGTCTCGTAAATCAAGTCAAAGAGAAATTTTACCCACAGCGATCACTGCGATGTGCATTTTTAGTTGAATGAAGGAAAGGTCATGGAGGTGACATTGGAAGGCACTGCACTCTCTTCCAATTTCAACCTGTTCTCTGCAATGCATTCATGATACAATACAAAGTGTATTTGCATTTTATTTCAAGACTCATTTCAAATGAATCAAAATCAAACGTGTATTATTAACAAAGAAAATGGTTAAAATGAAAATGAGTATGCTCCTGTTTACAAGACAGGGGTATTATTTCACTGATTTGTCAAGACCTTTAGTATGTGCAAACCATCCCAAAACTTCCAATCAGGCCAAGTTTGAAGAAACAATGATAACAGGTAAGACATATATTCTCATCAgttgtaatttcatttttaacCAACGCTTCAAGTCACGATATCGAATTTTACTACTGGATCGCCCTTAATCCTTCCAATTCCAAAATTTAAGAAATTCGGTGGCGACCACAAGATCGCCCGATGTCCCATTGCCGTAAAACTGGGATCCTCGGGGGAAGCCGCGCGTCCGGAGATCCGAACACTGCCGTCTCCGCTCATGTCAGTGCTTCGGATCACGTAGCCGCGCCAACCACCAGCTGTTTCGGTAAATAGATCCGTTTCAGGGGAACCGCACGGCCCTGCTTCAGTTCAATCAATTGAATGGTGTTGATCGGGCTCTGACCGACAATGAGAATTCTCTCCACAttgatctcccccccccaccccggtcacACGCGTGGGGTAAATCGGCGCTTTCTATCGAGAACCCAAgcgggcagagagagagaggcggatgTTCATTAAAATCTCCCGCGGGGTTGAGTTCAATTTAAGAATTCAAGATCTGGGGCTGGTGCGACGGTGACAGTAACTCGGCCTATTCCCAAACTTGCACAAGCCACGAGTTTATCGCCTTCAGCCGCTCTCGACACGTTTTGGACGTGGTCGAGGAAGCAGCCCCGGGTAAACAAGGATCAGCCCGCTGCCATGCCCTGCACGTGATTCGGGACAGGGTACCTTGGTGGAGAGTGCCACGCCAGCTCCTGCAGGCGACCCAGTCAGTCAAGGAGGCGACTGAAATGCCACTTTAATTAAGATCAGCCAATCCACACTCCAGGTTTACCGTTTGAAGAGCCCCGTCCGGAACGCGGATGCCAACCCACTTTAATGCCCATTTACTCAGCAAGTGGTAACCAACAATGCCAAAAGTGGGGGCAGAAGCTCGGCTTACGTTACCTCCTGGGGTAGTGGAAAACAAGGTGCCCCCCGGCGTACTGCTGTACAGATCGGGCAACTGGGACAAATCCTTCATCAGAACTTTGGTTGGGATCGGGCAGCTTTTGCTTTGACGATAGTTTGCAGACATTTCGTTCAAACAGAACCACTTTCTTTCTGCCAAGTCCCAAGCCGCGAGTTTGACGGGAGCTTATTTCGCAACGAGGCCCAGTTGCCGCAGAAGTCGAGCTCTTGTCTGCTGCAGAACGAACCATGCGCTGCTCGGCTTACAAATAAAAGGTGGACATGACGCTAAGTGACGAGCTGCAGCTTCGCCTGACAGCTTGAGCAATAATAGTTACAAGGTTTTCAGTTGCTCACATGGTGCTGCGGATCGTTTCCCAAAAAGGACAAGGACTCAACAAAACAAGTTGATTTACCGAGTTCAGCGAGAAGGCTTCTTCTGTGAGCAAGACGAACGGGCCAGGACCAACATTCAGCCAGTCGTGCAAGCGTACAGGGTTAATAGAGACTGGGAGAGGACATGATAAAGGGGCAACGCGGACAGGAAAATGTACCTTAGAAAGGGTTTGGATCAGTACATTTTTGGCCCAAACTTGGTTCTGGGAATGATACAGACCAAAGGCAGGAAGGATCAATGAGAGAACATCGAGGTAACAATCTTGTTGCTCTGGACAAGGATTTATATCACAAAGATAAAAGATGATTTGGAGCAGAAACAAAAATCAAACCAATTAGGACAGATCTGGACCAAGGAAAATGAGTGCTGGAGGTTCAAAAGTATAAGAGAACGAGACAATTGCTGGTCTGTCTGCATGTGAATGAACCTTTACAAAATACCGGCAGAGCTGGAATTGGAGGAGTGCAGTGTGTTTAGTTCTGTGCGCAATGGGAGGAAAGATGCAAGAAGTAT from Narcine bancroftii isolate sNarBan1 chromosome 9, sNarBan1.hap1, whole genome shotgun sequence harbors:
- the LOC138743348 gene encoding eukaryotic translation initiation factor 4E-binding protein 3-like codes for the protein MSANYRQSKSCPIPTKVLMKDLSQLPDLYSSTPGGTLFSTTPGGTRIVYGRKFLMECRNSPLARTPPCYLPQIPGVTLPQHSTLTKVEELKEQENESEKEPAVDDAQFEMDI